In Symmachiella dynata, the following are encoded in one genomic region:
- a CDS encoding Gfo/Idh/MocA family protein, whose product MAEQYRVAIIGSTGRGNYGHGLDTVWHEIPQTEVVAVADDNAEGLAAAIKKTGAAKGYADYAQMLKQEQPDIVAIGPRWIDRHHEMVLACTEVGAHMYMEKPFCRTMAEADEMVKAVEATHVKLAIAHQSRYSPVLTAIQKMIAEDKLGTLLEIRARGKEDRRGGAEDLWVLGTHVLDLMRALAGDARSCNARMTNKGQPVTKADVTPGGEGLGPLAGDGLSATYVFDNNVNGYFSSYRNQAGNPRRFGLQIFGSKGIAELFTGYLVPGYYLPDSSWSPGRSGAQWVPITSNGPGKPESLDGGNLHSGNVAAVEDLIAAIEEDRLPLGNIYNAAGATEMIHAVFESHRQKGPVEFPLKNRDHALTMLD is encoded by the coding sequence ATGGCCGAACAATACCGCGTGGCGATCATTGGCAGTACCGGGCGGGGCAATTATGGGCATGGGCTGGATACGGTGTGGCATGAGATCCCCCAAACCGAAGTGGTTGCCGTTGCGGATGACAACGCCGAAGGTCTGGCCGCTGCTATAAAAAAGACGGGGGCGGCCAAGGGATATGCCGACTACGCGCAGATGCTCAAACAGGAGCAGCCGGATATCGTGGCGATCGGGCCGCGGTGGATTGACCGGCATCACGAAATGGTACTTGCCTGCACCGAGGTCGGCGCCCATATGTATATGGAAAAACCGTTTTGTCGCACGATGGCTGAAGCGGACGAAATGGTCAAAGCCGTTGAAGCAACCCACGTGAAACTAGCGATCGCTCACCAAAGCCGTTACTCGCCGGTGCTGACCGCCATTCAAAAAATGATCGCCGAAGACAAACTCGGCACGCTGCTGGAAATTCGTGCGCGGGGCAAAGAAGACCGTCGCGGCGGAGCGGAGGACCTGTGGGTGTTAGGGACGCACGTGTTGGACCTGATGCGCGCACTGGCCGGCGATGCCCGTTCTTGCAATGCACGGATGACCAACAAGGGACAACCGGTGACCAAAGCGGATGTCACTCCCGGCGGCGAAGGACTCGGCCCGTTGGCCGGTGACGGCCTGTCGGCAACGTATGTGTTCGATAACAATGTGAACGGCTATTTCTCGTCGTATCGCAACCAAGCGGGCAATCCGCGGCGGTTTGGGCTGCAGATCTTTGGCTCCAAAGGGATCGCTGAGTTATTCACCGGATATCTGGTACCAGGCTATTATCTGCCCGATTCGTCTTGGTCGCCGGGACGTAGCGGCGCGCAGTGGGTGCCGATCACTTCCAATGGACCGGGCAAGCCGGAAAGTCTCGACGGGGGCAACTTGCATTCAGGCAACGTCGCAGCGGTTGAGGATTTGATCGCAGCGATCGAAGAAGACCGACTGCCGCTGGGCAACATCTACAATGCCGCCGGCGCGACGGAGATGATACATGCGGTCTTTGAATCGCACCGCCAAAAAGGCCCCGTTGAGTTCCCACTCAAGAACCGCGACCACGCACTGACGATGCTCGACTGA